From one Candidatus Chromulinivorax destructor genomic stretch:
- a CDS encoding glycine--tRNA ligase encodes MQKPTQATLDKIISLCKRKGFVFQTAEIYGGLNGVYDFGHLGFLLRENIKRAWRNSIENDLGEIYTLEGSLLGTQRMWEASGHIDNFHDPMVDCKNCKKRFRTDDGSIDLNKNCPDCGIKNWTEVRNFNLMFKTELGAVADGTAHAYLRPETAQTIFINFKNMMTTNRAKMPFGVAQIGKSFRNEITPKQFLFRLREFEQMELEWFCSQESAMENFEFWLAKRREFYRSLGLNMDRIRFHAHGKEELAHYSVCCTDIEYEFPFGFKELEGIAHRGTFDLTQHSKFSGKDLAVFDEATKTSHTPVVVETSVGVDRLFLTLLFDAYYEDEMDGETRVVLKFAPHIAPIKLAIFPLTKKLEEPALALFKTIKKTVPNIQFDVTGSIGKRYRRQDEIGTPFCITYDFDTEHDNCVTIRDRDSGKQDRIAITDIMSYLTEHGVINS; translated from the coding sequence ATGCAAAAACCAACTCAAGCAACACTGGATAAAATCATATCCTTGTGCAAACGCAAAGGATTTGTATTTCAAACAGCTGAAATATACGGCGGATTAAATGGCGTCTATGATTTTGGGCACCTTGGATTTTTATTACGTGAAAATATAAAACGCGCATGGAGAAATTCGATCGAAAATGATCTTGGTGAAATTTACACCCTTGAAGGATCATTACTTGGTACACAACGTATGTGGGAAGCATCAGGACACATCGACAACTTTCATGACCCAATGGTTGACTGTAAAAATTGCAAAAAACGTTTTAGAACAGACGATGGCAGCATCGATCTCAATAAAAATTGCCCAGATTGCGGTATTAAAAACTGGACAGAGGTTCGTAATTTTAACTTAATGTTTAAAACTGAACTGGGTGCAGTTGCTGATGGAACAGCCCACGCATACCTACGTCCAGAAACAGCACAAACTATTTTTATTAACTTTAAAAATATGATGACAACCAACCGTGCAAAAATGCCGTTTGGTGTTGCGCAAATTGGTAAATCTTTCCGTAACGAAATCACCCCAAAACAGTTCTTATTCCGTTTAAGAGAATTTGAACAAATGGAACTTGAATGGTTCTGTTCACAAGAATCTGCAATGGAAAACTTTGAATTCTGGCTGGCAAAACGTCGTGAGTTCTATAGAAGCCTTGGCCTGAATATGGATAGAATTCGCTTCCATGCACACGGCAAAGAAGAATTAGCTCATTACAGTGTTTGCTGTACTGATATAGAATATGAATTCCCGTTTGGTTTTAAAGAACTTGAAGGTATTGCGCATCGCGGGACATTTGATTTAACACAACATTCTAAATTTTCTGGTAAAGATCTTGCCGTATTTGATGAAGCAACAAAAACATCGCATACTCCAGTTGTGGTAGAAACTTCAGTTGGTGTTGATCGTCTTTTCTTAACACTGTTATTTGATGCGTATTACGAAGATGAAATGGATGGCGAAACTCGTGTGGTATTAAAATTTGCTCCACACATTGCCCCAATCAAACTTGCAATCTTCCCTTTAACTAAAAAGCTAGAAGAACCTGCACTAGCACTTTTTAAAACGATCAAAAAAACAGTCCCAAATATTCAATTCGATGTGACAGGATCAATTGGAAAACGTTATCGTCGTCAAGATGAAATTGGAACACCTTTCTGTATTACCTATGATTTTGATACAGAACATGACAACTGTGTAACGATTCGAGATAGAGATTCAGGCAAGCAAGATAGAATTGCTATCACTGATATTATGTCGTATCTAACTGAACATGGTGTGATTAATTCATAA
- a CDS encoding ankyrin repeat domain-containing protein codes for MSCENDSFIDFFIAYKVNVDLTDTSDNTLLHQAAKYNNAKVAAFLLAKGFAMTNNDVYQYPLHVAAQYDADQVALQLLQYEDDANLSVYNKSPLHYAIECNADKVAKILIDHGADVKDYFLNIAAEHNAYKIIPYLLRAKFQNSHQDIIHALSIAAKQDAKQSAEILLDSLATEYIPVFSQSSTGMEFCFEVADQSMSYCRKDVLYADPLFCAVSHNSENVMQLFLQHEKINQHNFLHKSNLLEVAVSHDADKIVTLLMAAGMDIHVLGYQNLNLLQRAAENTAYKSIRLLLQAGLQVDNRMLLSCLQPYLSKLSSKEQSCATSLIRATNSSPQQVSKKRKFKS; via the coding sequence TTGTCGTGTGAAAATGATAGTTTTATAGATTTTTTTATAGCGTATAAAGTTAATGTAGATTTAACTGACACATCAGATAATACCTTACTTCACCAGGCAGCAAAGTATAATAATGCAAAAGTAGCAGCATTTTTACTTGCAAAAGGTTTTGCAATGACGAATAATGATGTGTATCAATATCCTTTACATGTAGCAGCACAATATGATGCTGATCAAGTTGCATTGCAACTTTTACAATATGAAGATGATGCAAATCTTTCGGTATATAATAAAAGTCCTTTACATTATGCAATTGAATGTAATGCTGATAAAGTTGCAAAAATTTTAATTGATCATGGTGCAGATGTAAAAGATTATTTTTTAAATATTGCAGCTGAACATAATGCATATAAAATCATACCGTATCTGCTAAGAGCAAAATTTCAAAATTCTCATCAAGATATTATTCATGCATTATCAATCGCAGCTAAGCAAGATGCTAAGCAATCAGCAGAAATTTTACTTGATTCTTTAGCAACTGAGTATATACCAGTTTTTTCACAATCTTCTACTGGAATGGAGTTTTGTTTTGAAGTTGCAGACCAATCGATGAGTTATTGTAGAAAAGATGTTTTATATGCAGACCCTTTATTTTGTGCCGTATCACATAATTCAGAAAACGTTATGCAACTGTTTTTGCAGCATGAAAAAATTAATCAGCATAATTTTTTACACAAAAGTAATCTATTAGAAGTTGCTGTATCACATGATGCAGATAAAATTGTTACATTATTGATGGCAGCTGGTATGGATATTCATGTTCTTGGATATCAAAATTTAAATTTATTACAAAGAGCAGCTGAAAATACAGCTTATAAATCTATTCGGTTATTACTTCAAGCAGGTCTTCAGGTGGACAATCGCATGTTGCTTAGTTGCTTGCAACCATATTTGTCTAAGTTATCGAGTAAAGAGCAATCGTGTGCAACCAGTTTAATACGAGCAACAAATAGCTCTCCTCAACAAGTTTCTAAAAAAAGAAAATTTAAATCTTGA
- a CDS encoding trypsin-like peptidase domain-containing protein, whose translation MKFTHITFTALLIMVSVFCGFSGYLMYLNHQEVQQACMYLEDKVKALESQQLSIHKQQSIDANNCPMVTTATSAQLWANLQKNVQNTVVQLFVQSANFNWVEPYKVPQIGAGLGSGFFISELGEIITNAHVVNQAAVIHVQIPSFGKHQFEADLVGIMPEKDFALIKIRPEGLALIRSVLGKIPYLHLGDSDLMRRGDEVMALGYPLGQQSLKSTTGVISGREGGMIQMSAPINPGNSGGPSINTSGQVIGINTAGIVSAQNVGYIIQINDVKVFLDELRSERLVRKPYLGILQSMATEDLVKSLGNPLPGGVYIIEVLSDSPLNGQLQSGDMIYEINGIKIDLYGDMTVPWSEDKISTAEYVARLALGEKVSFVVYRNGVRKQFTCDFGRRKLAPIRQMFPGYEAIEYEMFGGLVVMPLALNHIQPLIPVASGLAKFVEDRNQTEPVLVITHVMSNSPAQRCRLPLTGSILKTVDGKKVSTIADLQDAIAHAGDIIKIQTTDNAMVALSKKDILENESRLARTYAYEISKGVAAMMEKSLQQTPVKVSGAKVIPAKELQNKKNIGNNGTLGKSGK comes from the coding sequence ATGAAGTTCACTCATATAACATTTACTGCTTTACTTATCATGGTATCGGTGTTTTGTGGTTTTTCTGGGTACCTAATGTATCTCAACCATCAAGAAGTGCAACAAGCTTGTATGTATTTAGAAGATAAAGTCAAAGCGCTTGAGTCACAGCAACTATCAATACATAAACAGCAAAGTATTGATGCAAACAATTGTCCGATGGTGACGACCGCAACATCAGCTCAATTATGGGCAAATTTACAAAAGAATGTTCAGAATACTGTTGTTCAACTGTTTGTGCAAAGTGCTAATTTTAACTGGGTTGAGCCGTACAAAGTTCCTCAAATTGGAGCAGGGTTGGGTTCAGGATTCTTTATCAGTGAGCTTGGTGAAATTATTACCAATGCACACGTTGTTAATCAAGCAGCAGTTATTCATGTGCAAATTCCATCGTTTGGTAAGCACCAGTTTGAAGCTGATTTAGTTGGTATTATGCCAGAAAAAGATTTTGCCTTAATTAAAATTCGTCCAGAAGGGCTTGCACTTATTCGTTCAGTGCTTGGAAAAATTCCGTACTTACATCTTGGTGATTCTGATTTAATGCGTCGCGGTGATGAAGTTATGGCACTTGGATATCCACTTGGTCAGCAATCATTAAAAAGTACGACTGGGGTAATTAGTGGTCGTGAAGGTGGGATGATTCAGATGAGTGCACCAATCAACCCAGGAAATTCAGGTGGACCATCTATTAATACATCAGGCCAAGTTATCGGTATTAACACTGCAGGAATCGTATCAGCCCAAAACGTTGGGTACATTATTCAGATTAATGATGTTAAAGTTTTCCTTGATGAATTACGTTCTGAAAGATTAGTGCGTAAGCCATACCTTGGTATTTTGCAGTCGATGGCAACTGAAGATTTAGTAAAAAGTTTAGGTAATCCATTGCCAGGTGGGGTATACATTATTGAAGTTCTTTCAGATAGTCCATTAAATGGGCAGTTACAATCAGGTGACATGATCTACGAAATTAATGGAATTAAAATTGATCTGTATGGTGATATGACAGTGCCATGGAGTGAAGATAAAATTTCGACAGCAGAGTATGTTGCTCGTCTTGCACTTGGTGAAAAAGTAAGTTTTGTGGTGTATCGTAACGGTGTTCGTAAGCAGTTTACCTGTGACTTTGGACGTAGAAAATTAGCTCCAATTCGTCAAATGTTCCCAGGTTACGAAGCTATTGAGTACGAAATGTTTGGTGGTTTAGTTGTTATGCCATTAGCATTAAATCATATTCAACCGTTAATTCCTGTTGCATCAGGGCTTGCTAAGTTTGTTGAAGACCGTAATCAGACTGAACCAGTGCTTGTTATTACGCATGTTATGTCAAATTCTCCGGCGCAACGTTGTCGATTACCATTGACTGGATCGATCTTAAAGACAGTTGATGGTAAAAAAGTTTCAACAATTGCTGATTTACAAGATGCAATTGCTCACGCAGGTGATATAATTAAGATACAAACAACAGATAATGCAATGGTTGCACTATCGAAAAAAGATATTCTTGAAAATGAATCCCGTCTTGCTCGTACCTATGCGTACGAAATTTCAAAAGGTGTTGCAGCTATGATGGAAAAATCATTACAACAGACACCGGTGAAAGTCAGTGGGGCAAAGGTGATTCCAGCAAAAGAATTACAAAATAAAAAAAATATTGGAAACAATGGAACTCTTGGAAAATCAGGTAAGTAG
- a CDS encoding TlyA family RNA methyltransferase, whose translation MENQVSRERLDVVIHKQRPDLSRSLIQSWIKNGMVTIAGKVIIKPGQLVDQAVAFTLQLDQPEYVSRSGAKLNQALQAFNVDVAGLTALDVGLSTGGFTDCLLQHHAAKVFGVDVGTKQVHPKIAADNRVVVMEQTDIRNCLGKIDPVDFIAIDVSFISVVKIIDVVAQLLKTQGKMIILIKPQFETVKKSLARGGIVKNTVLRKQIVQDVIAAIEHAGFKLQGCVESLTIGGDGNVEYLVCFSKGK comes from the coding sequence TTGGAAAATCAGGTAAGTAGAGAAAGATTAGACGTTGTGATTCATAAGCAACGTCCAGATTTAAGCCGTTCATTAATTCAGTCATGGATTAAAAATGGCATGGTGACGATTGCAGGAAAAGTAATCATTAAACCAGGACAATTAGTGGATCAAGCTGTAGCATTTACGCTGCAGCTTGACCAACCAGAATATGTAAGCAGATCTGGAGCTAAATTAAACCAGGCATTACAGGCTTTTAATGTTGATGTTGCAGGTTTAACTGCATTAGATGTTGGCTTGTCAACAGGTGGTTTTACTGATTGTTTATTACAGCATCATGCAGCAAAAGTTTTTGGTGTTGACGTTGGAACAAAGCAAGTGCATCCAAAGATAGCAGCAGACAACCGTGTGGTTGTTATGGAGCAAACTGATATCAGAAATTGCCTTGGTAAAATAGATCCAGTTGATTTTATAGCAATCGACGTTTCGTTTATTTCGGTTGTTAAAATTATTGATGTTGTTGCGCAATTATTAAAGACGCAAGGCAAAATGATTATTTTAATTAAGCCACAATTTGAAACGGTTAAAAAATCGTTAGCTCGTGGTGGAATTGTAAAAAACACCGTCTTGCGCAAGCAGATTGTTCAAGATGTTATTGCCGCGATAGAACATGCAGGATTTAAACTACAAGGTTGCGTTGAATCATTAACTATTGGTGGTGATGGCAACGTTGAGTATTTAGTTTGTTTTTCTAAAGGTAAATAA
- a CDS encoding recombinase family protein — protein MIKVIVYARVSSKEQEVEGYSIPAQLKCLQEYATKNGFIIVKEFTDVETAKKAGRTQFNKMLNFLAEDTSVKHILVEKTDRLLRNITDYALIDRLIEYCDVRIHLIKEGGMLSKDSRSNEKFIFGIKALMSKNYVDNLSEEVRKGMTEKAAQGIYPSLAPYGYINAKENGKSVIKVDPAAAIFVQQMFELYSTGSYSLLTLRRTMINDGMIYRNGKNFYTSTIETIFKNEFYTGVFFWKGKKYENASHEALISKEMFQRVQDVLINPNKSKSRKGLFPFTNLIRCGMCNSNFTAEIKKEKYIYYHCSGNDDCNKTYLKQETIDDLFSSLFDQIHISAEIQTIILQGLRESFKDKIEYHNALISELEQQIKRLQNRIDQTYLDKLDGKISEAFWQTKTKEWSTEQENLNDKLFAAKKADVHYLENADFIIELAQNAGQLFKTGNTAKKRRVIDMLTSNCVYKDGNIDVELKPVFGEVLKTVKTRNWCAR, from the coding sequence ATGATAAAAGTAATAGTCTACGCTCGTGTATCTTCTAAAGAACAAGAAGTTGAAGGATATTCAATCCCTGCCCAACTAAAATGTCTGCAAGAGTACGCTACTAAAAATGGCTTTATTATCGTCAAAGAATTTACTGATGTTGAAACTGCAAAAAAAGCAGGACGAACACAGTTCAACAAGATGCTTAATTTCTTAGCTGAAGATACATCTGTTAAACATATCTTAGTAGAAAAAACAGATAGACTGCTACGCAATATCACTGACTATGCATTAATTGATCGTTTAATTGAGTATTGTGATGTTCGAATTCACCTCATTAAAGAAGGTGGAATGTTAAGCAAGGATTCACGCTCTAACGAAAAATTCATCTTTGGAATCAAAGCATTAATGTCTAAAAATTACGTCGACAACCTAAGCGAAGAAGTTCGTAAAGGGATGACGGAAAAAGCAGCCCAAGGAATTTACCCTTCTTTAGCGCCTTATGGATACATAAATGCAAAAGAAAATGGGAAAAGTGTTATCAAAGTTGATCCTGCAGCTGCTATCTTTGTTCAGCAAATGTTTGAGCTGTACAGTACTGGTAGCTATTCTTTGCTAACGTTACGAAGAACCATGATCAATGACGGTATGATTTATCGCAATGGTAAGAACTTTTATACCAGCACTATTGAAACGATTTTTAAAAATGAATTTTATACCGGTGTCTTTTTTTGGAAAGGCAAAAAATATGAAAATGCATCACACGAAGCATTGATCAGCAAAGAAATGTTCCAACGCGTGCAAGACGTCTTAATCAATCCAAATAAAAGTAAATCCCGTAAAGGTTTATTTCCTTTTACCAATTTAATTAGATGCGGAATGTGTAATAGCAACTTCACTGCTGAAATCAAAAAAGAGAAATACATTTACTATCACTGCTCGGGTAATGATGACTGTAATAAAACATATCTTAAACAAGAAACTATAGACGACCTCTTTAGTTCATTATTTGATCAAATTCATATTTCAGCAGAGATTCAAACAATCATCTTACAAGGTTTACGTGAAAGTTTTAAAGATAAAATTGAATACCATAATGCATTAATATCTGAACTTGAACAACAAATTAAACGCCTACAAAATAGAATAGACCAAACGTATCTTGATAAGCTTGATGGAAAAATAAGTGAGGCTTTTTGGCAGACAAAAACAAAAGAATGGTCAACAGAACAAGAAAATCTCAACGATAAACTTTTTGCAGCTAAAAAAGCTGATGTACATTATTTAGAAAACGCAGACTTTATCATCGAACTTGCTCAAAATGCTGGCCAGCTATTTAAAACAGGAAATACTGCTAAGAAAAGAAGAGTAATTGACATGCTAACATCGAACTGCGTTTACAAAGATGGAAACATCGATGTGGAGCTGAAACCAGTGTTTGGGGAAGTGCTAAAAACAGTGAAAACTAGAAACTGGTGCGCCCGATAG
- a CDS encoding Hint domain-containing protein, with protein sequence MIQHVYLMLIKNSFKVNAFALLCFLNFTCMNASGFDGNTLVTTSSGRLKSIKELQVGDEVVSYNNNLEPEINPIKGVCAFMVDATMNITTQDNISMTTGLMERFYLPIENQWVCAKDLKKGDCLLNEDLEYIAITNVEMHEGKSIMFLISVDNQHNFLASQGKYLTHNGPIGAAIGVFVGASAVAGAYGGLTCLVGVLSGPAAPVVVPIWCLWTAGPATVATKVGGLAGGLIVGVATGPV encoded by the coding sequence ATGATACAGCATGTCTACCTTATGCTTATAAAAAATAGTTTTAAAGTTAATGCCTTTGCATTGCTATGTTTTTTAAATTTTACTTGTATGAATGCAAGCGGATTTGATGGTAATACTTTAGTTACAACTTCAAGTGGTCGTTTAAAATCAATCAAAGAGTTACAAGTCGGTGATGAAGTTGTTTCTTATAATAACAATCTTGAACCTGAAATAAATCCGATTAAGGGTGTCTGTGCTTTTATGGTAGATGCAACAATGAATATCACCACTCAAGATAATATTTCAATGACTACAGGTTTAATGGAACGTTTTTATCTACCAATTGAAAATCAATGGGTATGTGCAAAAGATCTTAAAAAAGGCGACTGTCTTTTAAACGAAGATCTAGAATATATTGCTATAACCAACGTTGAAATGCATGAGGGTAAAAGCATCATGTTCCTTATCTCTGTTGATAATCAACATAACTTCTTAGCTTCTCAAGGTAAATACTTAACTCATAATGGGCCAATAGGAGCGGCCATAGGAGTCTTCGTGGGAGCAAGTGCTGTTGCAGGCGCATATGGTGGACTTACCTGTCTGGTAGGAGTCTTATCAGGCCCTGCTGCACCTGTAGTTGTACCAATTTGGTGTTTATGGACAGCGGGTCCTGCAACTGTTGCTACAAAAGTCGGTGGTTTAGCTGGTGGATTGATTGTTGGCGTTGCTACAGGACCAGTATAA